One window of the Podospora pseudopauciseta strain CBS 411.78 chromosome 4, whole genome shotgun sequence genome contains the following:
- a CDS encoding hypothetical protein (COG:S; EggNog:ENOG503NYGQ) has protein sequence MTPYTSGQGRDLSPAPAPGAHLRPESKPIDCTEKKSDPNLRPRPDEETAKEIERFLQLHYVRSRLYDKCMDILYGLDTPPDVELSFDLSGYDNSTVSEEEFKIFLGKLKFSDVLQYVGIPKVPLIHRKAAVSREPRGSAIGRNDLLFVSDCLRDKGVKSILVVMVDDEPTRSLKGFGIQIWDWKKTDTFSEVIWNVAPNNGNNAVLRGWAKPGGLRKLSKLKQVFLSIGENQKPELTPMLWTFVVRMKELCPGVKVLRTETTQNY, from the exons ATGACTCCTTACACATCTGGCCAAGGGCGAGACCTCTCGCCAGCGCCAGCGCCAGGGGCTCACTTGAGGCCTGAGTCGAAACCCATAGACTGCACTGAGAAAAAGTCAGATCCAAATCTGAGACCAAGACCCGATGAGGAGACTGCCAAGGAAATCGAGCGGTTTCTCCAATTACACTATGTCCGTTCTAGGCTATACGACAAGTGCATGGACATTCTCTACGGACTAGACACACCACCAG ACGTGGAGCTTTCTTTTGATCTTTCCGGCTACGACAACTCTACAGTTTCCGAAGAGGAGTTCAAGATCTTCCTAGGAAAGCTCAAGTTCAGTGATGTGCTCCAATATGTTGGGATTCCAAAAGTCCCGCTCATCCATCGGAAAGCTGCTGTTAGTCGGGAGCCTCGTGGCAGTGCTATTGGGAGAAATGATCTCCTCTTTGTGTCTGACTGCCTTCGTGACAAGGGAGTCAAATCCATCCTTGTCGTCATGGTGGACGATGAGCCGACC AGATCACTTAAAGGCTTTGGGATCCAAATCTGGGATTGGAAAAAAACAGATACATTCTCCGAGGTTATCTGGAATGTTGCGCCGAAT AACGGCAACAATGCCGTCTTGAGAGGCTGGGCTAAGCCAGGCGGACTCAGGAAGTTGAGCAAGCTAAAGCAGGTGTTCCTTTCCATTGGAGAG AATCAGAAGCCCGAACTGACACCTATGTTATGGACTTTTGTCGTGCGCATGAAGGAACTCTGCCCCGGAGTCAAGGTCCTCCGTACCGAAACCACACAGAATTATTAG
- a CDS encoding hypothetical protein (EggNog:ENOG503P8KB), protein MSPQGPTTQSPMIMDAAAVQRPENAHLDSNLQTSQPATFQPMDTQKPHEDSEVGLRGGDRGGCCPGRFCFIIPCPLPCDCCII, encoded by the exons atgtcTCCTCAAGGCCCCACCACTCAATCGCCCATGATCAtggatgctgctgctgtccagCGCCCAGAGAATGCGCACCTGGATAGCAACTTACAGACGAGCCAGCCGGCAACATTTCAACCGATGG ATACCCAGAAGCCACACGAAGACTCAGAGGTCGGTCTGAGAGGTGGTGATCGCGGTGGCTGCTGCCCTGGTCGTTTCTGCTTCATCATTCCCTGCCCATTGCCCTGCGACTGCTGCATCATCTAA
- a CDS encoding hypothetical protein (CAZy:AA3; COG:E; EggNog:ENOG503NXIY) — MGLYKELPESLTEVDIIIAGGGTAGCIVAARLTDADPNLSILVIERGSNNDLPTIAYPLFFMQNIVPGSKASIFYQTAPEEQLDGREIIVPAGGVLGGGSSINLMMYTRAQRSDFDGWGVPGWSADEMLPYLKKLETYHGVDHNGTHGHDGPINVSTGTFTSTRFQNEFLSVVEETGWPTSDDLQNLDSSNGIGAQPALRYVSPDGARQDTANRYLHPRLQSSTNPNLHVLLETSVIRVLFDDNKRVRAVEFTRNPLYHDTHSPTQTVKARKTIVISSGALGTPPILERSGIGSPEVLSRAKVEVVVPLPGVGAEYEDHQLCVYPYHSSLSPSETADSVALGRVDPATLIQNNDPTLGWNTMDVTCKLRPLADKDITDLGPAFEAAWNNDFANTPDKPLGMIAPVAVFPNNPDLVSAFGPDKQYFSISCFTVHPYSRGHIHITSPELTSPPDFKTGFLTDKNNLDIKMHIWLYKTQREIARRLPLYRGEVTPCHPPFPPSSKASAVHLNQPLNGKVNNISYTPQDDAIIEQHIRQNVSTTWHSLGTCKIGSVVDENLNVYGTTGLKIADLSVLPGNVAANTNNMAMAVGEKAAGVIIGELGLGI, encoded by the exons ATGGGCCTCTACAAAGAGCTACCGGAATCCCTCACCGAGGTCGACATTATCATCGCCGGAG GTGGCACGGCCGGTTGTATTGTCGCCGCAAGACTAACAGATGCTGATCCCAACCTTTCCATCCTGGTGATTGAGCGCGGCAGCAATAATGACCTGCCCACAATCGCATATCCGCTGTTCTTCATGCAAAACATTGTGCCAGGCAGCAAGGCAAGCATTTTTTACCAAACAGCGCCGGAGGAGCAGCTGGATGGTCGAGAGATCATTGTccctgctggtggtgttctcGGGGGCGGGTCGTCGATCAACCTGATGATGTACACTCGGGCTCAGAGGTCCGACTTCGACGGGTGGGGTGTGCCGGGTTGGTCTGCTGATGAGATGTTGCCGTATCTAAAGAAG CTGGAGACTTATCACGGAGTGGACCACAATGGAACGCATGGTCATGATGGTCCCATTAATGTTTCTACTGGCACTTTCACATCTACCAGGTTCCAAAATGAGTTCCTTTCTGTAGTCGAAGAAACGGGATGGCCCACAAGTGATGATCTCCAGAACCTGGACTCCTCGAATGGAATTG GAGCCCAACCCGCCCTCCGCTATGTATCTCCCGACGGTGCGCGTCAAGATACCGCGAACCGCtacctccacccccgcctccAATCCAGCACCAATCCCAACCTCCATGTCCTCCTCGAAACAAGCGTCATCCGTGTCCTCTTTGACGACAACAAGCGCGTCAGGGCTGTAGAGTTCACCCGCAACCCGCTTTACCACGACACTCATTCACCCACCCAAACGGTCAAAGCCCGCAAAACGATAGTCATTTCCTCCGGCGCCCTGGGCACACCGCCCATTCTCGAGCGATCTGGCATTGGCTCCCCCGAAGTTCTCTCCCGCGCCAAAGTTGAAGTAGTTGTCCCCCTACCCGGAGTTGGCGCAGAATACGAAGACCACCAACTCTGCGTGTACCCTTACCACTCCTCTTTATCCCCATCGGAGACAGCCGATTCTGTCGCCCTTGGTCGCGTAGATCCAGCCACCCTGATCCAAAATAATGACCCAACCCTGGGGTGGAACACTATGGATGTAACCTGCAAGCTCCGCCCTCTTGCCGACAAAGACATCACCGACCTAGGACCGGCCTTTGAAGCCGCCTGGAACAACGACTTCGCCAACACCCCCGACAAGCCCCTCGGCATGATCGCCCCCGTAGCCGTtttccccaacaaccccgaccTCGTTTCCGCATTCGGCCCGGATAAACAGTACTTCTCCATCAGCTGCTTCACCGTCCACCCTTACTCCCGCGGCCACATCCACATCACCAGCCCCGAACTGACCTCCCCACCAGACTTCAAAACCGGCTTCTTGACCGACAAAAACAATCTTGACATCAAAATGCACATCTGGTTGTACAAAACCCAACGTGAAATCGCCCGACGATTGCCCCTCTACCGCGGTGAAGTCACCCCCTgccacccccctttccctccctcctccaaagccaGCGCAGtccacctcaaccaacccctcaacGGCAAGGTCAACAACATCTCCTACACCCCCCAAGATGACGCCATAATCGAGCAGCATATCCGTCAAAATGTCAGCACGACCTGGCACTCCCTCGGCACATGCAAAATCGGGTCGGTAGTGGACGAAAACCTGAATGTGTACGGCACCACAGGCCTCAAGATCGCCGATTTGAGCGTCCTGCCTGGGAATGTAGCTGCGAATACGAATAACATGGCcatggcggtgggggagaaggcggcggGTGTTATTATTGGGGAGCTTGGTCTTGGTATTTAG
- a CDS encoding hypothetical protein (EggNog:ENOG503P7HE): MVNLQLNVSSSSALRLARLKDIPQIGMIAASSFFYSSWFTYERSHHGKYPTDTLSSYRNSFRNAILDPDSIVLVVQDNLDQSESKHVHEALAGVYPPFEEQIPRDSLNKGKAVVSVATLPLLPGSLRHGQFQPNGTVHQTLTIRF; this comes from the exons ATGGTCAACCTCCAACTCAATgtttccagctcctccgccctTCGCCTTGCCCGCCTTAAAGACATCCCCCAAATTGGCATGATCGCAgcctcatccttcttctaTTCCTCATGGTTCACTTATGAGAGATCTCATCACGGCAAGTATCCCACAGACACCCTCTCAAGCTACCGCAATTCCTTTCGCAATGCCATCCTCGACCCTGACTCCATAGTCCTAGTCGTACAAGACAATCTTGACCAATCTGAAAGCAAACACGTGCATGAAGCGTTGGCTGGGGTATATCCTCCGTTTGAGGAGCAAATTCCGCGAGACTCTCTCAACAAGGGGAAGGCCGTTGTATCAGTTGCAACCTTGCCCCTACTGCCAGGCTCCCTGCGTCATGGGCAGTTCCAACCCAACG GGACGGTCCACCAAACACTGACGATCCGGTTTTGA